One segment of Panicum virgatum strain AP13 chromosome 1K, P.virgatum_v5, whole genome shotgun sequence DNA contains the following:
- the LOC120644893 gene encoding formin-like protein 7 isoform X4, with the protein MALFRKFFYKKPPDGLLLITDNIYVFDHCFSMKEMEDDHFEAHIRGIAADLLENFRDHSFMISNFGTRKEESPICHILSEYGMTLLDYPGHYEGCPLLTMEMIHCILKSSESWLSLGQHNLLLMHCEKGSWSVLAFMLAAHLIYLGQYSDEQKTLDMLYKQSSLELLEMFSPLNPMPSQIRYLRYISTRNVMPEWPPADRALTLDCVILRMIPNFQGQGGFRPIFRIYGPDPLMPPDQTPKVLFSTPKKSNLVRFYSQADELVKINLQCHVQGDVVLECINLYEDLDREEMVFRIMFNTAFIRSNILMLNRDHVDMLWNAKDQFPKDFRFEVIFSDMDAVTSHVTTEPVIHQEKQGLGVEEFAKVLDIFNHLDWLDGKRDTVPHTTQLKISAVTDGPELKISAVTDGPETFFDTREELESEILPVEINSSTVVLKLGNELATLVSTEPRHIRLDSSSANVKSESNTTTLSPLRTGPKTSAPSMELSSSAVMQQRSSSPIQPRRLMSDSAVQISESVSAEKSGSQTPVEHSTSPLMANKSASTASLIPLCTPPPLPPPPPTVSLLPVPAKLPKNTSTSTINISLRETVCPSTPSSEPSVPPQGLSRTGQLVKSQEPSNEIRGKLQSDSASGPSIFVLPSSSSLSLDKELSSTRASLPVDLPALRQTSDTTLLAIPETRSDTTLLPPPPPPPPPPPLPKSGMVLFPISQSEEVTITIEKVVPPPPPPPPPPPPPPPFSNSNPYTVSPIPSSQKRAQPPMPQAPALAKTSFSSPQPPPPPPPPPTPLLNNTDGSSQLQLLDKKDSATSKYPGTLSSTPKFLQTQSVPRLQTLPVPPPPPPPSKTRPVPPPPPPPSRASHVPPPPPPPSHTPPVPPPPPPPSQSFPSISKRNDVAATHRPPPPPPLPSHVTSSPPVPPAPPLPPPKLAVANNASQKSSTIRPPPPPPGPNPKVSAHSLPSKGSVISSNPPPPPAFSFGAKDRSTARSKSPRSLRASQSSKRTPLKPLHWVKVSRATQGSLWAETQKSDEASRAPEIDISELESLFSVMMPNMEAKRQRQHPSVTTKQEKVHLIDLQRSKNCEIMLRNIKMPLPDLMGSVLGLDDSIVDGDQVDYLIKFCPTKEEMELLKGYTGKKENLGNCEQFFMEMMKVPRVESKLRILSFKIKFVTQVADLKTSLNTINSVAEEVRSYVKLKRVMQTILS; encoded by the exons ATGGCGCTGTTCCGAAAGTTTTTCTACAAGAAGCCGCCCGATGGGCTGCTCCTCATCACGGACAACATATACG TTTTTGATCATTGCTTCTCCATGAAAGAGATGGAAGATGACCATTTTGAAGCTCATATTAGAGGCATTGCAGCAGATCTCCTGGAAAATTTTCGTGATCACTCATTCATGATCTCAAATTTTGGGACTAGGAAGGAAGAAAGCCCTATATGCCACATTTTATCTGAATATGGTATGACTTTATTGGACTACCCTGGTCACTATGAGGGATGCCCACTCCTCACCATGGAAATGATTCACTGCATCTTGAAGTCCAGCGAAAGCTGGCTTTCCTTGGGTCAGCATAACTTACTGCTAATGCACTGTGAAAAAGGGAGTTGGTCTGTTCTGGCTTTCATGTTAGCTGCTCATCTAATATACCTGGGGCAGTATTCCGATGAGCAGAAAACACTGGATATGCTCTACAAACAATCATCTTTGGAACTTTTAGAAATGTTTTCACCTCTGAATCCCATGCCTTCTCAAATAAGATATTTGCGCTATATCTCAACGAGGAATGTCATGCCTGAGTGGCCTCCAGCTGATAGAGCCCTCACATTAGATTGTGTTATTTTGAGGATGATTCCAAATTTTCAAGGTCAAGGTGGTTTCCGTCCAATATTCAGGATATATGGCCCAGATCCACTCATGCCCCCTGATCAGACTCCAAAAGTTCTTTTTTCAACTCCAAAGAAAAGCAACCTTGTCCGTTTTTACTCACAG GCAGATGAACTGGTGAAAATAAACCTTCAATGTCATGTCCAAGGAGATGTTGTCCTAGAGTGTATCAATTTGTATGAGGATCTGGATCGTGAGGAGATGGTCTTCCGGATCATGTTCAATACAGCATTCATCCGGTCGAACATCTTGATGCTTAACCGTGATCATGTAGACATGTTATGGAATGCAAAAGACCAATTCCCTAAAGATTTTCGGTTTGAG GTTATCTTTTCCGATATGGACGCAGTTACTTCACATGTCACAACTGAGCCTGTTATTCATCAAGAGAAACAAGGACTTGGGGTTGAAGAATTTGCTAAGGTCCTAGATATCTTTAACCATTTAGACTGGTTGGATGGGAAGAGAGATACTGTACCTCACACAACCCAGCTAAAGATCTCAGCCGTTACTGATGGCCCTGAGCTAAAGATCTCAGCCGTTACTGATGGCCCTGAGACTTTCTTTGATACTCGAGAAGAACTTGAGTCTGAAATTTTACCTGTTGAAATTAATTCTTCTACTGTTGTTCTGAAGCTCGGAAATGAATTGGCTACGCTTGTCAGCACGGAACCAAGACATATTCGCCTAGATTCAAGTTCAGCTAATGTTAAATCCGAATCAAATACTACAACACTATCTCCTTTGCGAACAGGACCTAAGACCAGTGCTCCATCAATGGAATTATCTTCAAGTGCAGTCATGCAACAACGATCATCTTCACCTATTCAGCCTCGGCGACTGATGTCTGACTCCGCAGTCCAAATATCAGAATCAGTATCAGCTGAGAAGTCTGGTTCACAAACTCCAGTTGAGCATTCAACTTCACCTCTGATGGCAAATAAATCAGCATCAACAGCATCGCTTATACCCTTATGCacacctcctcctcttcctccccctccaCCCACTGTCTCATTACTCCCTGTTCCCGCTAAGTTACCCAAAAATACTAGCACAAGTACCATCAATATCTCCCTTAGAGAAACCGTGTGCCCCTCTACACCTTCTTCAGAACCATCAGTCCCTCCTCAAGGTTTGTCAAGAACTGGACAGCTTGTTAAGTCACAAGAACCGTCTAATGAAATTCGTGGGAAGTTACAATCTGATAGTGCTTCAGGTCCTAGCATTTTCGTGTTGCCgtcctcttcttcattgtcaCTGGATAAGGAATTAAGCAGTACAAGAGCATCTCTCCCAGTGGATTTGCCTGCATTACGTCAGACTTCAGACACTACACTTTTAGCAATACCAGAGACAAGATCAGATACtacgctgctgccgccgccgccgccaccaccaccacctccacctcttCCAAAATCAGGCATGGTACTGTTTCCTATCTCACAGAGTGAAGAGGTAACAATCACTATAGAAAAAGTCgtaccaccacctcctccacctccacctccaccaccaccaccaccaccattttcaaattcaaacccaTATACAGTATCTCCAATTCCATCTTCACAAAAGAGAGCCCAACCTCCAATGCCCCAGGCCCCAGCATTGGCAAAAACATCGTTTTCGTCTCcacagccaccgccaccgccaccacctccgcctACTCCGCTGCTTAATAACACTGACGGCTCATCTCAACTGCAGTTACTAGATAAAAAGGATAGTGCAACGTCAAAATATCCAGGCACACTATCTTCGACACCTAAGTTTTTACAAACACAAAGTGTTCCGCGGCTGCAAACACTGCCtgttccacctccaccacctcctccatctaAAACACGGCCtgttccacctccaccacctcctccatctcGAGCATCACAtgttccacctccaccaccacctccttctCATACACCGCCtgttccacctccaccacctccccctTCACAAAGTTTTCCATCCATAAGTAAGAGAAATGATGTGGCAGCCACTCATCGACCTCCGCCTCCCCCACCATTGCCATCCCATGTTACTTCTTCACCGCCAGTGCCCCCTGCACCCCCATTACCTCCTCCTAAGCTAGCTGTGGCCAACAATGCTTCACAGAAGTCATCAACAATccgaccaccaccacctccaccagGCCCCAATCCTAAGGTTTCAGCACATTCTTTACCTAGTAAGGGAAGTGTTATCAGTTCTAACCCTCCCCCACCTCCGGCATTTTCATTTGGTGCAAAGGACCGTAGCACAGCTCGCTCAAAAAGCCCTAGAAGTTTACGTGCCAGCCAGTCATCTAAGAGGACTCCACTGAAACCATTGCACTGGGTGAAAGTATCAAGAGCGACACAGGGAAGTTTATGGGCTGAAACACAGAAGTCTGATGAAGCATCTAG GGCTCCAGAGATTGATATTTCTGAGCTTGAAAGTCTTTTCTCTGTAATGATGCCAAATATGGAGGCAAAACGACAGCGACAACATCCTTCTGTCAcaacaaaacaagaaaaagtTCATCTG ATTGACCTTCAACGCTCAAAGAATTGTGAAATTATGCTGAGAAATATCAAGATGCCACTGCCTGATCTAATG GGTTCAGTGCTTGGCCTTGATGATTCCATAGTTGATGGTGATCAAGTAGATTACTTGATAAAGTTCTGTCCAACTAAGGAAGAAATGGAACTTCTCAAG GGTTATACAGGCAAAAAGGAGAACCTAGGGAACTGTGAACAG TTCTTCATGGAAATGATGAAAGTACCTAGGGTGGAGTCAAAACTGAGAATCTTATCATTTAAGATTAAGTTTGTTACACAG GTTGCAGACCTAAAAACTAGTTTGAATACCATCAATTCTGTTGCTGAAGAG GTTAGGAGCTATGTCAAGCTTAAGCGAGTGATGCAAACTATTCTTTCTTAA
- the LOC120644893 gene encoding formin-like protein 7 isoform X6 — MALFRKFFYKKPPDGLLLITDNIYVFDHCFSMKEMEDDHFEAHIRGIAADLLENFRDHSFMISNFGTRKEESPICHILSEYGMTLLDYPGHYEGCPLLTMEMIHCILKSSESWLSLGQHNLLLMHCEKGSWSVLAFMLAAHLIYLGQYSDEQKTLDMLYKQSSLELLEMFSPLNPMPSQIRYLRYISTRNVMPEWPPADRALTLDCVILRMIPNFQGQGGFRPIFRIYGPDPLMPPDQTPKVLFSTPKKSNLVRFYSQADELVKINLQCHVQGDVVLECINLYEDLDREEMVFRIMFNTAFIRSNILMLNRDHVDMLWNAKDQFPKDFRFELLHMSQLSLLFIKRNKDLGLKNLLRS; from the exons ATGGCGCTGTTCCGAAAGTTTTTCTACAAGAAGCCGCCCGATGGGCTGCTCCTCATCACGGACAACATATACG TTTTTGATCATTGCTTCTCCATGAAAGAGATGGAAGATGACCATTTTGAAGCTCATATTAGAGGCATTGCAGCAGATCTCCTGGAAAATTTTCGTGATCACTCATTCATGATCTCAAATTTTGGGACTAGGAAGGAAGAAAGCCCTATATGCCACATTTTATCTGAATATGGTATGACTTTATTGGACTACCCTGGTCACTATGAGGGATGCCCACTCCTCACCATGGAAATGATTCACTGCATCTTGAAGTCCAGCGAAAGCTGGCTTTCCTTGGGTCAGCATAACTTACTGCTAATGCACTGTGAAAAAGGGAGTTGGTCTGTTCTGGCTTTCATGTTAGCTGCTCATCTAATATACCTGGGGCAGTATTCCGATGAGCAGAAAACACTGGATATGCTCTACAAACAATCATCTTTGGAACTTTTAGAAATGTTTTCACCTCTGAATCCCATGCCTTCTCAAATAAGATATTTGCGCTATATCTCAACGAGGAATGTCATGCCTGAGTGGCCTCCAGCTGATAGAGCCCTCACATTAGATTGTGTTATTTTGAGGATGATTCCAAATTTTCAAGGTCAAGGTGGTTTCCGTCCAATATTCAGGATATATGGCCCAGATCCACTCATGCCCCCTGATCAGACTCCAAAAGTTCTTTTTTCAACTCCAAAGAAAAGCAACCTTGTCCGTTTTTACTCACAG GCAGATGAACTGGTGAAAATAAACCTTCAATGTCATGTCCAAGGAGATGTTGTCCTAGAGTGTATCAATTTGTATGAGGATCTGGATCGTGAGGAGATGGTCTTCCGGATCATGTTCAATACAGCATTCATCCGGTCGAACATCTTGATGCTTAACCGTGATCATGTAGACATGTTATGGAATGCAAAAGACCAATTCCCTAAAGATTTTCGGTTTGAG TTACTTCACATGTCACAACTGAGCCTGTTATTCATCAAGAGAAACAAGGACTTGGGGTTGAAGAATTTGCTAAGGTCCTAG